CCGCCACGAATCGGACCATCTCCGTCGCCCGGCGCTCGATGGGCTTCCCGGAGAGACCGCCCGTCTCGGCCCGGTTGGGGCTACGTAGCGACGCGGGTCGCTCGGTCGTCGTGTTCGTGGCGACGACGCCGTCGAGGTCGAGTTCGCCGACCAGATCCAGGGCGTCCTCGACGGCCGGGTCGGGCAGGTCCGGCGAGAGTTTGACCAGCAAGGGCGATGCGCCCGCGTCCTGCAACCCGCCGAGGATCGCCGCCATCGAGTCGCGGTTCTGGAGTTCGGCGAATCCCTGGGAGTTGGGGCAGGAGACGTTGACGACGAAGAAATCCCCTCCCTCGGCGACCGCCTCGTAGGTCTCGCGGTAGTCGGCTGGAGCGTCCTCGGGGGCCACGTGTTCGGACTTTGCGACGTTGACACCGACGGGAACTGGGGCGTCTGTGGCCGCGAGGCGTTCGCCGACGACGGACGCGCCGTGATTGTTGAGTCCCATCCGGTTGATCAGGCCCTCGTCCTCGCGGAGGCGGAACATCCGCGGACGGGGGTTCCCCTCCTGTGGGACGGCCGTGACACCGCCGACTTCGACGAAGCCAAAGCCCAGCGCGGCGAGCGCGCCGGGAATCTCGGCGTTCTTGTCGAACCCGGCTGCGACACCGACGGGATTCTGGAACTGCTGGCCGAACGCCTCGACGGCCAGCCGGTCGTCATCGACGGTGTAGTACCGGGCCATGGCGTCGGTGACGGGCGTGCCGTCGACGACACCGAGCAGTCGGTGGACGCATCTGTGTGCGGTCTCGGCCGGGAGTCTGAACAACAGTGGTTTCGCGAGTTCGTAGATCACACTCTCTCCTCGTGTCTTTGTGCGATGGCTCGGTACGATCGGGCGTTAGAACTCGTGTTCGACGTCCTCCGGGTCGGCCTTCTGGATGATGATCTTGTTGTCCCGTACCCGGACGAACACCTCGTCGCCGATCTCCATACCGGCGACCGCCAACTCGTCCTCGTGCAGGTTGATGTGGACGTTGTGGTACTCGCCATCTTCGTCCTTCGCGCCACTCGGACTCAGCTTCTTTTTTCGCACCATCGCGCTATCGTACGTCGTCGTTCGCCGGAGGAGTTACTTAAGCTTACCGTGCGAGCGTTCGTCTCCACCGTCGGTCCGTCGCTGCCGTCGAGGACGGGGACCCGTCACCGCGCCCGCGCGCTGGAGCAGATGAAATCCGCCCGATACTGGCGGATTCACACCAAAACCGCCGAGCGGTTTATCGGATAGTATATAAATTCACCGCCGGACGGCGGGGGGATACGGGGGTATATTTATGGTGGGTCATGTGCTGGGTTGACACGGAGAGGCCAAAACCATGGCACGTGACCAAGATAAGCGCAACTTCGCGCTTCGAGAAACGAACGGAGAGGAGTCGAGCGTCTTCTCCGGTGGCACACCTCGGCAGGCGGCACTGAAAGCGGCCCGGCGGCTCGATCCGGCGAGCAGCGAGTCCGCCGCCGACCGAACGGAGCTCCGACTCCGGGAGAAAGGCACGCACAAGGTCCACATCTACGAAGGGTGGGCCTGGGAGGAAGAGGCTCCCGACGACAAACCGGACTGGATGCCCACCGAGATCACCAAAGGCAACGTCGAGAAACAAGGTGTCGAACACCTCGAAGAGATCTGAATACGCGGCTTCGAGGAGGTTTCTTTGATACTGCGTCTGCAGCCACGCGCACGGCCGCGTACCCACAGACCTAACTCGTTCTCGCTGTAACTCTCGACGGCGTGGAAACACCCGGCCAGACCGAACGCACCACGCGCGGGATGACCGGCCGGCCTCCGCCCACGCGACAGTTCTCACCGGGTGGGTCAGCGTCGATATACTAGAATCCAGACATACATTCGAGCCGCCGGTCGAGCCGACCGCGCGCGAGGTCGATTCCCATGGAATCGCCTGCCGTAGCGGTTCCGGTTCGACGGGCTTAAGTAAATCACCCCCATCGAGTGAAATACGAAGGCGGGGCGGTGGGATGGTCCCACTGCCCGGCAGTCTGCATCGATCCCCTTAAGTCTACGAAGGGGATTCTGGCAAACACGCACGGTCGTCCCGGATGCGGATTTCCGGACGACCCGATCCGATGCCCTTAAGTGTAACAGGGCATTCGGATGGAATGCAGACACGGCCGGTCCGGGGCCGACATCGCCCGGCGGCGGTCCGAACGAACACCGAAGCCCTTATACGGCGTCCCGGTGTACAATTAGGTCCGCGATGAATGAGGATTCCACCCCTGCGGTCCGCCGTATAGATGGGATCTGATGTTAGCCCTGGCAGTTCGGTGACACTCGGTCGGTCCGTGTGTCGTCGAACGTGTTATACCTTCGATAGAACACACTCTTCGTGAGTGTGTCCCGCCTAACCCTCCTGGCTTCGGCCAGGAGACATTCCGGTTGATCCTGCCGGAGGCCATTGCTATCGGAGTCCGATTTAGCCATGCTAGTCGCACGAGTTCAGGCTCGTGGCAGATAGCTCAGTAACACGTGGCCAAACTGCCCTATGGATGGAGACAACCTCGGGAAACTGAGGCTAATCTCCAATACAGCTCCCATGTTGGAGTGCAGAGAGCTGGAAACGCTACGGCGCCATAGGATGTGGCTGCGGCCGATTAGGTAGACGGTGGGGTAACGGCCCACCGTGCCGATAATCGGTACGGGTTGTGAGAGCAAGAGCCCGGAGACGGAATCTGAGACAAGATTCCGGGCCCTACGGGGCGCAGCAGGCGCGAAACCTTTACACTGCACGACAGTGCGATAAGGGGACTCCGAGTGCGAGGGCATACAGTCCTCGCTTTTCTGTACCGTAAGGTGGTACAGGAACAAGTGCTGGGCAAGACCGGTGCCAGCCGCCGCGGTAATACCGGCAGCACGAGTGATGGCCGCTCTTATTGGGCCTAAAGCGTCCGTAGCCGGCCGAGCAAGTTCGTTGGGAAATCTGCCCGCTTAACGGGCAGGCGTCCGGCGAAAACTGTTCGGCTTGGGGCCGGGAGATCCAAGGGGTACGTCCGGGGTAGGAGTGAAATCCCGTAATCCTGGACGGACCACCGATGGCGAAAGCACCTTGGAAAAACGGACCCGACGGTGAGGGACGAAAGCTAGGGTCTCGAACCGGATTAGATACCCGGGTAGTCCTAGCCGTAAACGATGCTCGCTAGGTGTGGCGCAGGCTACGAGCCTGCGCTGTGCCGTAGGGAAGCCGTGAAGCGAGCCGCCTGGGAAGTACGTCTGCAAGGATGAAACTTAAAGGAATTGGCGGGGGAGCACTACAACCGGAGGAGCCTGCGGTTTAATTGGACTCAACGCCGGACATCTCACCAGCACCGACAGTGTGCAGTGAAGATCAGGTTGATGACCTTATCGGAGCCACTGAGAGGAGGTGCATGGCCGCCGTCAGCTCGTACCGTGAGGCGTCCTGTTAAGTCAGGCAACGAGCGAGACCCGCATCCCTAGTTGCCAGCAGCAACCTTGCGTTGGCTGGGTACACTAGGGAGACTGCCGCTGCTAAAGCGGAGGAAGGAACGGGCAACGGTAGGTCAGTATGCCCCGAATGTGCTGGGCAACACGCGGGCTACAATGGCCGGGACAGTGGGACGCGACCCCGAGAGGGAGAGCTAATCTCCTAAACCCGGTCGTAGTTCGGATTGCGGGCTGAAACCCGCCCGCATGAAGCTGGATTCGGTAGTAGTCGCGTGTCAGAAGCGCGCGGCGAATACGTCCCTGCTCCTTGCACACACCGCCCGTCAAAGCACCCGAGTGAGGTCCGGATGAGGCCACCATGCGGTGGTCGAATCTGGGCTTCGCAAGGGGGCTTAAGTCGTAACAAGGTAGGCCTAGGGGAATCTGGGCCTGGATCACCTCCTACAACACGGGACTGGGCCGACGCGCCCAGCCCACCTTTGGAGGATCACGTTCGAGCCACGAACCGATCGAGCACCTATGAACTGCCAGGGCTGACATTCGTCCGCAGGGAAGGGCCCATAGCTCAGCGGCAGAGCGCCGCCTTTGCAAGGCGGAGGCCCTGGGTTCAAATCCCAGTGGGTCCATATCCCGTGCCCGAGTCGAACCGTGTCCCTTAAGTGGGGCACTCCACTCGATCCGGGTACGGAAGACCGATGCACCACTCCGTGTGAACGCGGGTGGGAAGGGTTGATGCACGCACCGGCAACCACCGGGCGTTGCAGATGAGACTGTGTGTACGTGCGATCCAGGCGTCCACTGGACTCGTGTGCAGTACATCGAGTCTTCAGCGACGCGACTCGGAATCATATCCGAGTCACTACCAACGTGATCTGGATTCCTCCAGATCATCATCAGCGATTGGCTACTATGCCAGCTGGTGGATAGCTCGGCTCAGGTGCCGACGAAGGACGTGCCAAGCTGCGATAAGCTCCAGGGACCCGCACGGAGGGGAAGAACTGGAGATCTCCGAATAGGAATCCTCACTGCAATTGCTTCGCGCAATGGGGAACGCCGGGAATTGAAACATCTCAGTACCGGCAGGAAGAGAAAACGAATGTGATGTCGTTAGTAACCGCGAGTGAACGCGACCTAGCCCAAACCGAAGCCTTCGGGCAATGTGGTGTTAGGGCTGACTCTCATCACCGGATCGTCTTCACGAAGTCTCCTGGAACGGAGCGTGAAACAGGGTGACAACCCCGTAGTGAAGACCAGTACGGTGTGCGTCAGTTCCAGAGTATCGGGGGTTGGAAATCCCTCGTGAACACGGCAGGCATCGACTGCCAAGGCTAAATACTACCTGAGACCGATAGTGAAAAAGTAGCGTGAGCGAACGCTGCAAAGCACCCTCAGAAGGGAGGTGCAATAGGGCTTGAAATCAGTTGGCGATGGAGCGACGGGGCTCGAAAGGTCCTGTGGCAAACGACCGAGGAGCGATCCTCCAGTAGGACCCACAGGAAGCCGGTGTTCCGTCGTACGTTTTGAAAAACGAGCCAGGGAGTGTACTTGTTTGGCGAGTCTAACCCGTTCATCGGGGAAGGCACAGGGAAACCGACATGGCCGCAGTGCTTTGCACGAGGGCCGCCGTGTTCAAGCGCGGGGAGTCAAACGGGTACGACCCGAAACCGGGTGATCTACGCGTGGGCAAGATGAAGCGTGCCGAAAGGCACGTGGAAGTCTGTTAGGGATGGTGTCCTACAATACCCTCCCGTGACCTACGTGTAGGGGTGAAAGGCCCATCGAACCCGGAAACAGCTGGTTCCGACCGAAACATGTCGAAGCATGACCTCCGCCGAGGTAGTCCGTGGGGTAGAGCGACCGATTGTGGTGTCCGCCTCCGAGAGGAGTCGGCTCCACTGTCAAACTCCAAACCTACGGACGCTGTCGACGCGGGGAGTCCGGTATGCGGGGTAAGCCTGTGTACCGTGAGGGAGACAACCCAGAGCTGGGTTAAGGTCCCAAAGTGTGGATTAAGTGCGATCGAAGGTGGTCTCAAGCCCTAAACAGCCGGGAGGTGAGCTTAGAAGCAGCTACCCTCTAAGAAAAGCGTAACAGCTTACCGGCCGAGGTTTGAGGCGCCCAAAATGATCGGGGCTCAAATCCACCACCGAGACCTGGCCGCGCCCTTTACCGGGCGACCGCGTAGGTCGGCGCTCTGATTGGGTGGAAGCAGGGGTGAGAACTCCTGTGGACCGATCAGTGACGAAAATCCTGGCCATAGTAGCAGCGATAGTCGGGTAAGAATCCCGACGGCCTTACGAGCAAGGGTTCCTCGGCACTGTTCGTCAACCGAGGGTTAGCCGGTCCTAAGTCCGTTCGTAACTCGCGACGGACAAAAGGGAAACTGGTTAATATTCCAGTGCTTCTCTGCAGTGAAACCGACGCCTCGGGGTCGACCAGACCGGGCCTTCGCCCGGTGGAACCGTCCAAATCCGTGGAAGCCGTAATGGCACGAAGCGGACGAACGGCGGGATACCGCAAGCTGGTTCAACCTGGGGCCCGTGAAAAGGGAGCAGAGAATCCGTACCGAGATCCGACACAGGTGCTCGTGGCGGCGAAAGCCAAGGCCTGTCGGGGACAACCGACGTTAGGGAATTCGGCAAGTTAGTCCCGTAAGTTCGCGATAAGGGATGCCTGCCCCGGAAAGGGGCAGGTCTCAGTGACTCGGGCGCTCCGACTGTCTAGTAACAACATAGGTGACCGCAAATCCGCAAGGACTCGTACGGTCACTGAATCCTGCCCAGTGCGGGTATCTGAACACCTAGTACAATAGGACGAAGGACCCGTCAACGGCGGGGGTAACTATGACCCTCTTAAGGTAGCGTAGTACCTTGCCGCTTCAGTAGCGGCTTGCATGAATGGATTAACGAGAGCGCCACTGTCCCAACGTTGGGCCCGGTGAACTGTACGTTCCAGTGCGGAGTCTGGAGACCCCCAAGGGGAAGCGAAGACCCTATGGAGCTTTACTGCAGGCTGTTGCTGGGACATGGTCGCTAATGTGCAGAGTAGGTAGGAGCCGTTACAGAGGTACCCGCGCTAGCGGGCCACCCAGGCACACATGAAACACTACCCGTTAGTGACTGTGACCCTCACTCCGGGAGGAGGACACCAATAGCCGGGCAGTTTGACTGGGGCGGTACGCGCTTGAAAGAATATCGAGCGCGCCCTAAGGCCATCTCAGCCGTGTCGGAGACGCGGCGAAGAGCGCAAGAGCATAAGATGGCTTGACAGTGTCCTGCCCAACGAGGGACGCTGACGCGAAAGCGTGGTCTAGCGAACCAATGCGCCCGCCCGATGCGGGCCATTGATGACAGAAAAGCTACCCTAGGGATAACAGAGTCGTCACTCGCAAGAGCACATATCGACCGAGTGGCTTGCTACCTCGATGTCGGTTCCCTCCATCCTGCCCGTGCAGCAGCGGGCAAGGGTGAGGTTGTTCGCCTATTAAAGGAGGTCGTGAGCTGGGTTTAGACCGTCGTGAGACAGGTCGGCTGCTATCTATTGGGGGTGTCATGGTATCTGACGGGAACGTCCGTATAGTACGAGAGGAACTACGGATGGTCGCCACTGGTGTACCGGTTGTCCGAGAGGGCACGTGCCGGGCAGCCACGCGACACGGGGTAAGAGCTGAACGCATCTAAGCTCGAAACCCACCTGGAAAAGAGATACCGCCGAGATCACTCGTAGAAGACGAGATCGATAGACTCGGGGTGTACGCGCCGAGGTGACGAGGCGTTTAGCCCGCGAGCACTAACTGATCGAAGCCACCAATCATACCGCATTGAGACTCGATTCCACACGAGTCCAGGCGCTATCTGGATCGCACGTATCACACAGTCCGTACCACCGACATTGGATCATCGCGGTTCGATTCCGCGAGTCGGCGTTAAGGCGGCCACAGCGGCGGGGTTTCCACCCGTACCCATCCCGAACACGGAAGTTAAGCCCGCCTGCGTTCCGGGGCCTACTCGAGTGCGCGAGCCTCTGGGAGACCCGGTTCGCCGCCTCCACTCATTTCGACCCCTGCAGGGCACCACGCCCTGCGGGGGTCTTTTCATTTCGAACCCGACCAGCGACCGCTGCCTTCGAACGGCCAGCAACCGTCCGACCGTTCATAGTTCATACCTTTATTTGCCGGTAGCCCCTCGTAGAGTGCATGTCATTCACTGACGAACCCGGATTTGCGGAGCCGGAGACCCATCGGATGATGCGGGAGACAGCGCGAGAGGTGGCGAGTGGGTACGGCGACGACTACTGGAGAGACGTCTCGGCGGGGATGGCGCCGACGGAGTTCTGGCAGGACTGTGCCGATGCTGGCTTTCTCGGGGTCACGGTGCCGGAGGAGTACGGCGGCGAAGGGATGGGAATCTCGGAGCTGACGACGATCGTCGAGGAACTGGTGGCCAACGGGAGCATGGGGGCGGAGATGCTGTTCGTGGTGAACGTCGTCTTCGGGGCGGTGACGCTGACGAATCACGGGACGGAGGAACAGAAGGAGGAACTGCTCGAACCGCTAGTGAACGGGGAGCTGAACTTCTGTATGGCGCTAACCGAACCGAACGCGGGGCACAACGCGCCGAATCTGGACACGTTCGCCGAGGAGCGCGAGGATGGGTCGTTCGTGATCGACGGGAGCAAACAGTGGATCAGTGGGGTCGACGTGGCCGACAAGATGTTGCTGGTCGCGCGCACGACGCCGAAAGACGAGGTGGCCAAACGGACCCAGGGGATCACGCTGTTCCTGGCGGATCCTCAGGACGAGAATATCGAACGCAGAGAGCTGGACGTGGGGATTCCGACGCCGGAGAAGCAGTTCGAGCTCTCGCTGGACGGCTACGTGGCGAGCGCGGACGACATCATCGGGACGAGAGACATGGGGCTGTACCAGTTGTTCGACACTGTCAATCCCGAACGGTTGGTCGGAGCTGCGGGAGCGATCGGTGTCGGGCGGAACGCCATCGAGCGCGCGGTCGAGTACGCGAACGATCGGGTCGTGTTCGACGAGCCTATCGGGGCGCATCAGGCGATCCAGCACCCGCTGGCGGACGTGTACTCGAAGGTACAGGCGGCGAAGTTGCTGGTGCAGAAGGCCTCGTGGTTGATGGACGAGACGGAGGGGACGGAGGACATGAAGAAGACGGCGGAGGTCTCGAACATGGCGAAGTTGCGGGCCTCGGAGGCGGGGCACGAGGCGACGGACGTGGCGCTCCAGACCCACGGGGGGAACGGATTCAGCCGGGATTACATGATCGTCGAGATGTGGAAGGGGAGTCGTCTGGGGACGGTCGCGCCGGGGTCGTCACAGATGATGTTGAATCACATCGCCGAGCACACGCTGGGGCTGCCCCGCTCGTATTAGACCGCTACGCTTAAACGCGGTTCTCGATTAGTATCGACTGCGCCAAGGTGGCAGAGTCTGGTATAACGCGTCCGCCTGCAGAGCGGATCGCCGCCGGTTCAAATCCGGCCCTTGGCTTCTATGTCGCGAACAGTCCGTGAGCAGCAGGAACTGGACCGGTTTGAACCCTGGAAGGCGCGCGCAGCGCGAGCGAGCACGTCTTCCTCCGGTTCAAATCCGGCCCTTGGCTTCTATGTCGCGAACAACCCGTGAGCGACCAGAACCATCGGTCGTGATTTGAATCAGGGAGCGGCTTTGCCGCGACCGTGGTTCAAATCCGGCCCTTGGCTTCTGTGACCAACTCGTGAGCGGCGGCGCTGTCGACGCCAGTGAAAGCCGGAGGATATAGGCGGTATCGATATGACATTGCGGACGAATGAGCGACCGACGAGTGGTGCTGATCGCGGCGGTGGGGGTGCTCGCGCTGACCGCGGGGATCGGCCTGTTCGCCCTGCAGGAGGGCGGGTCGGCCGACCGACGGGTCGCGGACGAGCGGTTCGCACGGGCACACGCGGCCGGGTATACGGGTGCCGGCGTGAGCGTCGGGATCGTGGACGTGACGGGCTTCGACGCGGACGCGACGGGGGTGGCGGATCAGGTCGTCGCGACGCGGGCGTTCGGCGGCGGGGAGTCGGTCACCAGCGGCGGCGAGGACGAACACGGGACGGCGGCGGCGCGGGTGGTCGCGCGCGCCGTTCCGGGGGCGAACCTGTCGCTGGCGACGGCCGACTCGCCGTCGGGGTATCGGGCGGCGGTCGAGTGGTTGCTGGACCGAGATGTCGACGTGATCGTCGCGCCGGTGGGCTTCTACGGGAAGCCCGGGGACGGGACCGCGGCGGTCGAACGGCTCGCAACGCGGGCCGCCCGGCAAGGTGTCGTGTTCGTCGCTCCGGCGGGGAACACGGCGGAGAGTCACTGGGTCGGACGGTACGACGAGGTCCGGAACGGGCGACTGGTGTTCGGGGATCGAACGCGGAACTTCCTGCAAAACGGGGGTCGGCGCGTGAGCCTGTGGCTCTCCCGGACCGAGGCCGGACCCGAGGGGGTAATCGCGAACTACACGCTGGCGCTCTACCGACTCGACGAGAGCGGGTCGGAGCTCGTGGCCAGGTCGCAGCCGTACAGACACGACGACGCCCCCAACGAGCGGATCGACGTGACTGTCCCGGAGGGGACGTACTTCGTCACGGTCGAGGGCCCGGCCGAGCCGACGGGAGAGCGACTCGAACTCGTCTCCCAGACACACGAACTCCAGCGCGCCCGGGGTGGCGGGAGCCTCGTGGCACCGGGGACGGCCAGAGGCGTGCTCACCGTGGGGGCGTTCGACCGCGAGCGGGGACGCGTTCGACCCTACAGTTCGCGCGGGCCGACGGCGGACGGGCGGATCGGGATCGACGTCGTCGCGCCGGACACCGGTGTCGCGGACGTGCCCGACGGGTTCACCGGGTCGTCGGCGGCGGTGCCGTACGCGGGCGCGACCGCGGCGCTCGTCCGGGCGGCGAACCCGGATCTCGGGCCGGCGGCGGTGGAGGGGGTCCTCGAACGGACGGCGACCGAGGTGGACGGGTCGCCGTTCGCTGCAGGAGACGGGCGCGTCGACCCGTGGGCCGCGGTCCAGGCGGCCCGGAACGCGTCGGGTTAAACGAGTTTTGTAGCTACGAACAGGGCTATGTAATCCCGGAAACAACTTCGGGGTACTTTCGGTATGTCTGGACTCATCGACCGGATGCAGGGGTCGACGGCCGAGGCCGACGAGCGGCTTCGAGTGCTCGACGTGGACGACGCGGCGACCGACGAGGTGCTCGACGCGCTGTCCTCGGAGACGGCCCGGGAGCTGTATCGGGCGCTGTTCGAGGAGCCGGCCTCGCCCTCGGAGATCGCGGAGCGGATCGACACGTCCGTACAGAACGTCATCTATCACCTGCGGAATCTGGAGGAGGCGGACCTCGTCGAGGCGATCGGGACGCGCTACTCGGAGAAGGGCAACGAGATGACCGTGTACGGGCCGGCGACGGATCCGCTGGTGCTGGTCGGCAACCGCGACTTGCGCCCGGGTATCGAGCGATCGCTGACGGACGTGCTGGCGGGCCTCGGACTGCTCGGACTGGCGAGCCTGCTGGTCCAGTGGGGTGCCGAGCGGCTGGCCGGCCCGGAGCGATCGGGATCGTCGGCCGTCGGGCCCACCTCGCCGACGCCGACGGGTGGCGAGCAGGACCCGCTCGCCTGGCTCGTCTTCCAGGTGCTGGAACCCGGACTGATCTTCTTCTTCGGATCGCTGGTGCTGATCGCCGTGCTCGTGCTGGTCGTACGGCAGTGAAAAGGGGGTGAGCGTTACTGCCGGCGGACGCCGAACAGGATCGCCACGCCGACGACTGCCAGAAGGCCACCGACGCCGATGGCGGCGAGTCCGTTCAGATTCTCGCCGTCGTCGTCGTCACCGATGCTCGGTCCCGTCGTCTGGGTCTCGGTGGGGTCGGTATCCGTCCCGTTCGCTTCGAGGAGCTGGAGCGTGCCGACGCCGAGGTGTTCGTTGCGGATCCCGTCGTCGTCGTAGCGGAGGCCGCTCCCGTTGTAGACGTCGATGCTGAGGAGTCCCTCGGCGATCGCGTCGGTGTCGCTCGCCCCCTCCAGCAGTCGGACGTCGTTGTCACCGCTGGTCGCGACGCGGTGGCTGCCGGCGTCGACCGCGCCGGTCCTGAACAGGAGGGGGACGCGGCCGCTCCCGTCCGTGTCCTCGACTGCGACGACGTAATCGTCGGGCGTGCCGGGTCGCCGGATGCGAAGCGTCACCGCCGTTCCGGGCCTGACCTGGACGGGGACGTGGGCGACCGCTTCCTGGCGGACGGGGACGATACCGCCGTTCGGGATGACGCTATCGCGGCGGTCGCTCCAGTTCCACTCTCCACCGGTTTCCCCCGGTTTCGCTGTGGCCTCCGTCCCGTCGGGGTCGTTGTCGCGCGAGTTCACGACGAGCGTGCCGATGGCGACCTCCTCGCCCGCTGGCGGTCGGCCCAGCGTCAGGTTCGTCTCGTAGTTGCCCGGCGCGAGTCCCCCGTCGGGGAGGTCCGTCTGTCGATGGAGGGTCACCTCGTCGATCCCGTCGACGCTGAGCGGGTTCTGGTCGGTGCCCGCGGCCGACACGTCGAAGTCGGTCCGGATCACGCCGTCGTCGTTCTCATCACGGAGCGTGGCGACGAGGCTGTATCCTGCGCCGTCGCCGATATTGAGCGTGACCGAGCCGTTGGCGTCCGGCTGGAGGGTCACATCGACGTGGGCGATTTCGTCCACGTCGGCGGTGGGCGTCCGGGTCGAGAACCAGTCGTCGCCGGTTTCGGACCGGTCGCGGTCCCCGTCACTTCGGTTCTCGGTGGTCGACTCGTCGTCGCGGGGGTCGTCGCTCGTGTCGATGTGGGTCGCGTCGAAGACGACGCCGAACGCTCCGGTGTCGAGCGTCTCACCGTCCGGCGAGGTGCCGTTCGCGAGGCGGAACTCGTAGGATCTGGCGGTCATCCCTTCCCGCTTCAGCGCGGTCTTGTCCGTGACGGTCACCTCGTCTCCGTCGACAGCGGTGAGCGAACTGGTCTCGGGCCCCTCGACGCCGGCGCTGTACTCGAGGGCGATGATCCCGTCGTCGTTCGCGTCCCGCAACGTCGCGACGAGGCGGTACTCGTGGGACTCCCCGCCGATCTCGACGGTCACCGGGCCGTCGGCTGACTCGGGAACGGTCACGTCGAATTGGGTGGTGTTCCCGTGGACGACGTCGACTTTCCGCTCGGGGAGCCACACCTCCTCGTCGGACTGGGCTGTGGCCGTCGGTCCCGTATCGTGGTCGGTCGTCACCGAGTCGGCGGAACCGACTGCCCCGGCGACGCCGACTGCCGCGACGCTCGCGAGCAGGCACGCCGCCAGGAGGCCGATGCCGATACGTCTCATCCTACCACCTCCGCGGGGCCGGTCGTTCGTAACGCGATACGCTCGCTGGAGGGCCGTTTCGGCCGGCAGACCGACTGCCGACCGTCGGGTCGTCGCACTCCCATTGCGGGCGTTCGTTCGCCCCAGTCCCAAAAAGCTATCACGTAAACTGAAACTCCGATTTCAGTGCCTGTGGGTCCGACATGAACACACAGACGAACGTGTGCGCATCGCTTTTGTCGCTCGGGACCCTCGGTACGTACTATGAGTGACAGTGACACGCACTCGGGTTCCGAGGAGTTCGATCCGGCCGTCGAGGGGGAGGTCGCACAGCCGGATTTCGATCACCTCACGGGCATCCTGACGGACGGGTTGATCGGGGCCCTCGGTGGCCTGGTCGGGACGGCCGCGATGAGTATCGGGCTGTTCGTGGCGTCGTCACTGGACGCGTTCGACATGGCCTCGTTCGGCATCCTCGCGGACCTGACGGGACTCGACGTGCTCTTCCCGACCAACGCGGTCGCGCTCGGGTTCCTGGTCTTTCTGGGTGGCGGGATGGTCACCTGGCCGCTGCTGTTCGCCGCGACCGCGGCGTACCTCCCCGGAAAAACGTTCGCCATCAAGGGACTGCCCTACGGGTTCGTCCTCTG
This Halorientalis sp. IM1011 DNA region includes the following protein-coding sequences:
- a CDS encoding quinone-dependent dihydroorotate dehydrogenase; its protein translation is MIYELAKPLLFRLPAETAHRCVHRLLGVVDGTPVTDAMARYYTVDDDRLAVEAFGQQFQNPVGVAAGFDKNAEIPGALAALGFGFVEVGGVTAVPQEGNPRPRMFRLREDEGLINRMGLNNHGASVVGERLAATDAPVPVGVNVAKSEHVAPEDAPADYRETYEAVAEGGDFFVVNVSCPNSQGFAELQNRDSMAAILGGLQDAGASPLLVKLSPDLPDPAVEDALDLVGELDLDGVVATNTTTERPASLRSPNRAETGGLSGKPIERRATEMVRFVAERTDVPVVGVGGVATAEDAYRKIRAGASVVQLYTGLVYRGPGIARDINRGLLDLLERDGFESVSEAVGADLD
- a CDS encoding non-histone chromosomal MC1 family protein, whose protein sequence is MARDQDKRNFALRETNGEESSVFSGGTPRQAALKAARRLDPASSESAADRTELRLREKGTHKVHIYEGWAWEEEAPDDKPDWMPTEITKGNVEKQGVEHLEEI
- a CDS encoding acyl-CoA dehydrogenase family protein — translated: MSFTDEPGFAEPETHRMMRETAREVASGYGDDYWRDVSAGMAPTEFWQDCADAGFLGVTVPEEYGGEGMGISELTTIVEELVANGSMGAEMLFVVNVVFGAVTLTNHGTEEQKEELLEPLVNGELNFCMALTEPNAGHNAPNLDTFAEEREDGSFVIDGSKQWISGVDVADKMLLVARTTPKDEVAKRTQGITLFLADPQDENIERRELDVGIPTPEKQFELSLDGYVASADDIIGTRDMGLYQLFDTVNPERLVGAAGAIGVGRNAIERAVEYANDRVVFDEPIGAHQAIQHPLADVYSKVQAAKLLVQKASWLMDETEGTEDMKKTAEVSNMAKLRASEAGHEATDVALQTHGGNGFSRDYMIVEMWKGSRLGTVAPGSSQMMLNHIAEHTLGLPRSY
- a CDS encoding S8 family serine peptidase, which encodes MSDRRVVLIAAVGVLALTAGIGLFALQEGGSADRRVADERFARAHAAGYTGAGVSVGIVDVTGFDADATGVADQVVATRAFGGGESVTSGGEDEHGTAAARVVARAVPGANLSLATADSPSGYRAAVEWLLDRDVDVIVAPVGFYGKPGDGTAAVERLATRAARQGVVFVAPAGNTAESHWVGRYDEVRNGRLVFGDRTRNFLQNGGRRVSLWLSRTEAGPEGVIANYTLALYRLDESGSELVARSQPYRHDDAPNERIDVTVPEGTYFVTVEGPAEPTGERLELVSQTHELQRARGGGSLVAPGTARGVLTVGAFDRERGRVRPYSSRGPTADGRIGIDVVAPDTGVADVPDGFTGSSAAVPYAGATAALVRAANPDLGPAAVEGVLERTATEVDGSPFAAGDGRVDPWAAVQAARNASG
- a CDS encoding DUF6789 family protein — translated: MSDSDTHSGSEEFDPAVEGEVAQPDFDHLTGILTDGLIGALGGLVGTAAMSIGLFVASSLDAFDMASFGILADLTGLDVLFPTNAVALGFLVFLGGGMVTWPLLFAATAAYLPGKTFAIKGLPYGFVLWTGFVLAFSQGIAGGTVTLALYAVLTLVSHLAYGFTLGAVFDYFSDRPETLV
- a CDS encoding helix-turn-helix domain-containing protein codes for the protein MSGLIDRMQGSTAEADERLRVLDVDDAATDEVLDALSSETARELYRALFEEPASPSEIAERIDTSVQNVIYHLRNLEEADLVEAIGTRYSEKGNEMTVYGPATDPLVLVGNRDLRPGIERSLTDVLAGLGLLGLASLLVQWGAERLAGPERSGSSAVGPTSPTPTGGEQDPLAWLVFQVLEPGLIFFFGSLVLIAVLVLVVRQ